The nucleotide sequence TCAGCTGCTCGGTCGCCACGCTCTCGCGATAGCGGCTCGCAGCGCCGCTCATCAGGATCGCCGTGGACACGAGGATGCCAGCTGCGAGCACCGACAACAGCACCATCAGCAGGGTACTGACCGACTTCTTCATCACACACCGCCCTACACCAGAAAGTGGCAGGATGAAGCGATTGCACAAATTCTTCCTTAACCATGCACCGGCAGACCGAAGATCGAGGTAATCAGTTGCCGAACAGCCCCCCTCCACTGCAAAAAAAAGTGCGCAGGCTCCCTCGCGCAGCTCGCTGGCGTGCGATGGCGCGCGAGGGAAAGCGAATCGGACAGCGCGGCGCGCGCCGGCTGCGGCAGGTGGCGGGCGCAGCGCCGCGATGGCTGAAGATCGCCTGCGGCGTGATGCTGGCGCTGTGCCTCTTTGCGCTCATCAATCTCGCCTATCATGTCGCGCGCAAGCCGACCGAGCTGTTCGTCGTCACCGGCCACTCGCTGGACAAGGAGCCGGAGGAGACGTGGCGGCAATATGGGGCACTGTTCCGCGCCCACGCGACGCGCGCGATCACCGCGGAGCTGCTGGCTGCGCTGGCGCAGACAGAGAGCTCCGGCAATCCGGTGGCGCGCACCTATTGGCGCTGGCGCTTGGCCTGGAATCCGTTCGCGCTCTATCAGCCGGCCTCGAGCGCGGTCGGCCTGTTCCAGATGACCGACGGCGCCTTTGCCGACGCCGCACGGTTCTGCATCCGGGATCACGAGGTGACGAGCGACGGCTGCGGCCCGTCGAGCCTGTATATCCGCGCGTGGCCGGCGCATGCGGCAGAGCTCACCGTGATCTCGCTCGACCGCCAGGTCGCCGCCGTCCTCGCACGACACCCCGCCGCGAAGCCGACGCTGGCACAGAAGCAGGATCTCGCCGCGGTGATTCATCTCTGCGGCGCAGGGCCGGCCACAGGCTTCGTCCGCCGCGGCTTCAAGCCGGAGAGCGGCGAGCGCTGCGGTGACCATTCGGTCGCCGGCTATCTGGGCAAGGTCAACGCGATGAAGAAGCTGTTTCAGAAGCTCGCGGCCTCGGAACGGAGCTAGCGCCCAGTTCCACGTTAAGCACGTCGGATGCGCAAATGTGGGCAAGCATCGCGTGTTAACAGATTGGCAACGAAGTCGGCGGCATTTTCGGGCTCCCATTAGTACAGGAGTCACCATGT is from Bradyrhizobium sp. ORS 285 and encodes:
- a CDS encoding transglycosylase SLT domain-containing protein; this translates as MAREGKRIGQRGARRLRQVAGAAPRWLKIACGVMLALCLFALINLAYHVARKPTELFVVTGHSLDKEPEETWRQYGALFRAHATRAITAELLAALAQTESSGNPVARTYWRWRLAWNPFALYQPASSAVGLFQMTDGAFADAARFCIRDHEVTSDGCGPSSLYIRAWPAHAAELTVISLDRQVAAVLARHPAAKPTLAQKQDLAAVIHLCGAGPATGFVRRGFKPESGERCGDHSVAGYLGKVNAMKKLFQKLAASERS